The Pararhizobium sp. IMCC21322 sequence CGGGTTTACCTTGGTACACATACCAAACTCACAATCTCGGGTGTGTGTGAAGCGCCCCTGATGGTGAGTTTGCAAGGCGTAAATGCTCCAAAAATTGGAGATCTGGTTGGTCTTGATATCCCTGCCAGTTCGCTGATTCACTTTTGAGGACCTGTATGACCCGCATCATTCAATTGTCTGATATTCACATGGTCGAGCAGAGGATGCTGGCCTATAACGTTGTGGATACAGCGGAATATCTGGCTCACGCAGTCTCATACATCGTGGATTTACTGCCCAAAATCGGGCCAGTCGATGGCATCGTAATAACCGGTGATCTGACAGATCATGGCCGACAGGCGCAATATGACCGCCTCAAGGAATTATTGTCGCCACTCAGACTTCCACTATGCGTTTTGCCTGGCAATCATGATGATCGGGATGTCATGCGCGCCGCATTTTCCGAACAACCCTGGCAACCCAAAAACGGTGGATTGAACAGCCATATTCAACTGGGCAATGTCCACGTTCTTGCGCTTGATTGCCTGGTTTCTGGCAAAGCACATGGTTTTCTGACAGCAGAAACACTGGCTTGGCTGGAGAATGAACTGGCGCTGCTAACCGACGAGCCGGTGATTTTTGCCCTGCATCATCCTCCCTTTGAGACCGGGATTGGGCATATGGACGCACAACCGCTTCATAATGCCGAAACACTTTTGAAATTGGTCTCAGGTCACATGGGCCCGAAGATTACAATCTGCGGCCATATCCACCGCTACATGACCAGCCATCAACCCTGTGGCCCAATCATGATCGGCCCATCAGTCGCCCATGCCGTTTGCCCGGATCTGACAGAAGGCGGGGCATCACAATTCTCTTTGGAACCCGGCGGGTTTCTGCTTCATTCCTATGACAGTGCAACCAGGGTTTTCTTATCACACTACCTGCCGGTTGGGCCTCATTCCGGGCCATTCCCGTTCAAACCCTAGCGCTCTTATTTCGCCAATTATCTATAGAAACTCCCTGTCGGAAAACAGGAGGAGGCTGTTGGGCCTTTGCGTTGAAATTTGACAAAAGTCACGTGCTGTTGTCAAATGTTATCGCGATAAGGGGACCTGCATGCCGATACAATCTTTGCGCCGCTCGGCAAGCCAGATTGGCGGGCATGATATCGTCATCGAAGCTGCTTGGTTGTACTATCAGGACGGACTGAACCAGAACGAAATCGCTGCACGGTTCAAGGTCTCAAGGGCGACCGTCGTGAATTATCTGCAAGAAGCCCGCGAACGCGGCTATGTGCAGATCACGCTTTCCCCGGAAGCATTCAAGGGCCATGAGGCCGCACTGCAATTACGCGAAAAATACAGCCTTCGTGAAGCCTATGTCGTTCCGGACGGCAATGGAGAACAGCGCGTGACAGAAATTCGCGTGGCCCGTGGTGCTGCACAATGGCTGCCGCGCCTGGTTTCACCCGGTGACAGGCTTGGCGTTGCCTGGGGCAAAACCATCTACGATGTGGCAGAGTTCCTTGAGACAATTGCAGTGGATGATCTGACGGTTTTGCAACTGGTTGGTTCGATGGCGACACCTTACGGCTTTTCAGCAGATGTCTGTTCGTCTTATGTGGCGCGCAAATTCTCGGCACGATGCGTCAATCTGCATGTGCCGGCCATGCTTTCAAGCCCGGAAGTTGCCAGAGCATTGCGTGCTGAAAATCTGATTGCCAGCCAGCTTGACGAGATAAGCCATTTTAACAAAACTCTTTTTGCAGTGGGCTCATGCACGCCGGACAGTCACGTGGTCTCATCGGGTGTCGCAACGATTGAAGAGTTGAACTGGTATATCGATCATGGTGCCGTTGGTGTGCTGTGCGGACGCTTCATCAATGAACAGGGCGATGGCATTGAAGGACCGCTGGACGAACGCATGATGGGCATTGCCCTTAATCGGATGCGTAATCCGGAGACAGGAATCCTGGTATCTGTCGGCAGTGACCGCGTGCCGGCCGCAATTGCAGCGTTGCGCGGCGGCTACGCCACCCACATTGTGACCAATCAATCCAGCGCCGAAGCAATTTTATCGTTAGGCGGCTGATCGCCGTTCTGGAAACAACGCCAGCAGCCCTTCGGCACTGGCTTCGGCCACGCCGCGTTCGGTAATCAACCCGGTCACCATTCGGGCAGGGGTTACATCAAATGCCGGATTGCCTCCGGGTGTCCCATCTGGCGAGATTTGAGCAAAACCGGTGCTGCCATCTTCAAGGCGGCCATAGATATGGGTTACTTCGCGCCCATCACGTTCTTCAATCGGAATTTCCTTGACGCCGTCATGCACGGTCCAATCAACCGTTGACGAGGGCAGAGCGACATAAAACGGAACGTTGTTGTCCGCCGCTGCAAGTGCTTTCAGATAGGTGCCGATTTTATTGCAGACATCGCCTTGCGCTGTCGTGCGGTCAGTTCCCACAATCACCATATCGACCTGGCCGTGTTGCATGAGATGACCACCGGCATTGTCTACAATCAGATGGTGTGGAATTGAATTGCCCACCATTTCCCATGCGGTCAATTGGGCACCCTGATTACGTGGACGCGTCTCATCAACCCAGACATGGATTGGAATGCCGGCCTCCATGGCGTGATACATGGGAGAGGTTGCTGTGCCCCAATCCACGGTTGCCAGCCAGCCTGCATTGCAATGGGTCAGTATGTTGACGGCTTCTCCAGGTTTCTTGGTTGTCGCAATTTTCTTTATGATTTCAAGTC is a genomic window containing:
- the mtnA gene encoding S-methyl-5-thioribose-1-phosphate isomerase; protein product: MKVGDTHYRSIWQDTATGEIRIIDQRWLPHEFRVVTLETLDEFATAIRDMWVRGAPLIGATAAYGVALQMARDPSDKALNEAYDVLHATRPTAINLRWALDELRATLTALPADQRKAAAIAKAAQIADDDVETNRLIGVHGLEIIKKIATTKKPGEAVNILTHCNAGWLATVDWGTATSPMYHAMEAGIPIHVWVDETRPRNQGAQLTAWEMVGNSIPHHLIVDNAGGHLMQHGQVDMVIVGTDRTTAQGDVCNKIGTYLKALAAADNNVPFYVALPSSTVDWTVHDGVKEIPIEERDGREVTHIYGRLEDGSTGFAQISPDGTPGGNPAFDVTPARMVTGLITERGVAEASAEGLLALFPERRSAA
- a CDS encoding phosphodiesterase, whose protein sequence is MTRIIQLSDIHMVEQRMLAYNVVDTAEYLAHAVSYIVDLLPKIGPVDGIVITGDLTDHGRQAQYDRLKELLSPLRLPLCVLPGNHDDRDVMRAAFSEQPWQPKNGGLNSHIQLGNVHVLALDCLVSGKAHGFLTAETLAWLENELALLTDEPVIFALHHPPFETGIGHMDAQPLHNAETLLKLVSGHMGPKITICGHIHRYMTSHQPCGPIMIGPSVAHAVCPDLTEGGASQFSLEPGGFLLHSYDSATRVFLSHYLPVGPHSGPFPFKP
- a CDS encoding sugar-binding transcriptional regulator, translating into MPIQSLRRSASQIGGHDIVIEAAWLYYQDGLNQNEIAARFKVSRATVVNYLQEARERGYVQITLSPEAFKGHEAALQLREKYSLREAYVVPDGNGEQRVTEIRVARGAAQWLPRLVSPGDRLGVAWGKTIYDVAEFLETIAVDDLTVLQLVGSMATPYGFSADVCSSYVARKFSARCVNLHVPAMLSSPEVARALRAENLIASQLDEISHFNKTLFAVGSCTPDSHVVSSGVATIEELNWYIDHGAVGVLCGRFINEQGDGIEGPLDERMMGIALNRMRNPETGILVSVGSDRVPAAIAALRGGYATHIVTNQSSAEAILSLGG